Within the Streptomyces sp. R41 genome, the region CGGTGACCTCTCCCAGAAGGTCACCGTCGACGTCGCCGGCGAGATGCTGGAGCTGAAGAACACCGTCAACACGATGGTCGACCAGCTGTCCTCGTTCGGTGCCGAGGTCACGCGCGTGGCGCGCGAGGTCGGTGTCGAGGGTGAACTGGGCGGCCAGGCACAGGTTCCGGGCGCGGCGGGCACGTGGAAGGACCTGACGGACTCCGTCAACACGGCGTTCCGGAACCTCACCGGCCAGGTGCGCAACATCGCGCAGGTGACGACGGCGGTCGCCAACGGCGATCTGTCGCAGAAGGTCACGGTCGATGTCTCCGGCGAGATGCTCCAGCTGAAGAACACCGTGAACACGATGGTGGACCAGCTGTCCTCGTTCGCCGACCAGGTGACCCGGATGGCCCGTGACGTGGGCACGGAAGGCCGCCTCGGCGGTCAGGCCCGCGTGGACGGCGTGTCCGGTACGTGGAAGGAACTCACCGACTCCGTCAACTTCATGGCGGGGAACCTGACTTCGCAGGTACGGCAGATCGCCCAGGTCACCACGGCGGTGGCCCGCGGCGACCTGTCGCAGAAGATCGACGTGGACGCGCGCGGCGAGATCCTGGAGCTCAAGAACACCATCAACACGATGGTCGACCAGCTCTCCGCCTTCGCCGACCAGGTGACGCGGGTCGCCCGCGAAGTGGGTACGGAGGGCCGCCTCGGCGGTCAGGCGCAGGTGCCCGGTGTCGCCGGTGTGTGGCGCGACCTGACCGACTCCGTGAACGGCATGGCCGGCAACCTCACCGCCCAGGTGCGGAACATCGCGCAGGTCGCGACCGCTGTGGCCCGGGGTGACCTGTCGCAGAAGATCGACGTGGACGCGCGCGGCGAGATCCTGGAGCTGAAGAACACCCTCAACACGATGGTCGACCAGCTCTCGAACTTCGCCGAGCAGGTCACGCGAGTGGCCCGCGAGGTGGGCACGGAGGGCATGCTCGGCGGGCAGGCCGAGGTGCAGGGTGTCTCGGGCACCTGGAAGGACCTCACCCAGTCCGTGAACTTCATGGCGAACAACCTGACCATCCAGGTGCGCAACATCGCCGAGGTCACGACGGCGGTCGCGAAGGGCGACCTGTCGAAGAAGATCACCGTCGACGCCAAGGGCGAGATCCTCGAACTCGTCACCACCGTCAACACGATGGTCGACCAGCTGTCCAACTTCGCCGAGCAGGTGACCCGGGTGGCCCGCGAGGTGGGCACCGAGGGCAACCTGGGCGGTCAGGCGCGGGTGCCGGGTGTCACGGGCATCTGGAAGGACCTGAGCGACAACGTCAACGTGATGGCCAACAACCTGACCAACCAGGTGCGGAACATCTCACAGGTCGCGACGGCGGTGGCCAACGGCGACCTCACCAAGAAGGTCACGGTCGAGGCGAGCGGCGAGGTCGCGCAGCTCGCCGACACCGTCAACACGATGGTGAAGACGCTGAGTTCGTTCGCCGACCAGGTCACCCGGGTGGCCCGCGAGGTGGGTACGGACGGCATCCTCGGCGGACAGGCGCGCGTACCGGGCGTGTCCGGTACGTGGAAGGACCTCACCGAGTCCGTGAACGGGATGGCGTCCAACCTGACCGGCCAGGTGCGCAACATCGCGATGGTCACCACAGCCATCGCCAAGGGCGACCTGACCAAGAAGATCGACATCGACGCTCGCGGCGAGATCCTGGAGCTGAAGACCACCATCAACACGATGGTCGACCAGCTGTCGTCCTTCGCGGAGGAGGTCACCCGGGTGGCCCGCGAGGTGGGCACCGAGGGGCAGTTGGGCGGTCAGGCGCGCGTACGCGACGTCGACGGCACCTGGCGCGACCTCACCGAGTCGGTGAACGAGATGGCCGGGAACCTGACCCGGCAGGTGCGTGCCATCGCGCGCGTGGCGACCGCGGTGACCCGCGGCGACCTGAACCTGAAGATCGACGTGGACGCCTCCGGCGAGATCCAGGAACTTCAGGACTACATCAACAAGATGATCGCCAACCTGCGCGACACCACCATCGCCAACAAGGAGCAGGACTGGCTCAAGGGCAACCTCGCCCGTATCTCGGCGCTGATGCAGGGGCGGCGCGACCTCGACGACGTTGCCTCGCTGATCATGAGCGAGCTGACGCCGGTCGTCTCCGCGCAGCACGGTGCGTTCTTCCTCTCCATGCCGCTCGTCGACGGCAAGGACGCGCGCGCCGAGGACGAGGACGCGTACGAGCTGCGCATGCTCGGGTCGTACGGCTACTCGATGGGTTCCATGCCGACGTCTTTCCGGCCCGGTGAGGCGCTGATCGGGACAGCCGCCCAGGAGAAGCGCACGATCCTCGTGGAGAACGCCCCGAGCGGCTATCTGAAGATCTCCTCCGGGCTCGGCGAGGCGCCCCCGGCGCAGGTGATCGTGCTTCCGGTGCTCTTCGAAGGGACCGTGCTCGGCGTCATCGAGCTGGCGTCGTTCACGCCGTTCACGCAGATCCAGAAGGACTTCCTGAACCAGATCGCCGAGATGATCGCGACGAGCGTGAACACCATCTCGGTCAACACCAAGACCGAGGTGCTGCTCAAGCAGTCGCAGGAGCTCACCGAGCAACTGCGCGAGCGCTCGGCCGAGTTGGAGAACCGGCAGAAGGCCCTCCAGGACTCCAACGCCGAACTGGAGGAGAAGGCGGAGCTGTTGGCCCAGCAGAACCGCGACATCGAGGTCAAGAACACCGAGATCGAAGAGGCCCGGCAGGTCCTGGAGGAGCGCGCCGAACAGCTCGCGGTCTCCATGCGCTACAAGAGCGAGTTCCTGGCGAACATGTCGCACGAGCTGCGTACGCCGCTCAACTCGCTGCTGATTCTGGCCAAGTTGCTCGCCGACAACGCGGACTCGAACCTCACCCCGAAGCAGGTCGAGTTCGCCGAGACGATCCACGGGGCCGGGTCCGACCTGCTCCAGCTGATCAACGACATCCTCGACCTGTCGAAGGTCGAGGCGGGCAAGATGGACGTGTCGCCGACCCGCATCGCGCTGGTCCAACTCGTCGACTACGTAGAGGCCACTTTCCGTCCACTGACCGCCGAGAAGGGCCTCGACTTCTCCGTACGCGTCTCGCCGGAACTGCCCGCCACGCTGCACACCGACGAACAGCGCCTGCTCCAGGTGCTGCGCAACCTGCTCTCCAACGCGGTGAAGTTCACCGACTCCGGAGCGGTTGAATTGGTGATCCGGCCGGCCGGTGCGCACGTTCCGGTGGCCATCCGGGAGCAGCTCCTGGAGGCGGGCTCGCTGCGGGACGCCGACGCAGATCTGATCGCGTTCTCGGTGACGGACACCGGCATCGGGATCGCGGCCAGCAAGATGCGGGTCATTTTCGAGGCCTTCAAGCAGGCGGACGGCACGACGAGCCGAAAGTACGGCGGTACGGGTCTGGGGCTGTCCATCTCACGGGAGATCGCGCGCCTGCTGGGCGGTGAGGTCCACGCGCAGAGCGAGCCGGGACGCGGCTCGACGTTCACGCTGTATTTGCCGCTGCACCCGAGCGAACTGCCGCCGCAGGGCTACGGGCAGCTCGTGCCGGCGCTGGAGGCCGGGGAGCTGTTGGCCTCCGAGGCCGAGCTGTCCGGGAGCGACATCGAGACGCCGGCCGAGGTGAAGTCGTACCAGGAGACACAGAACGGGCCCGCCGCGCTCTTCAGGAGGCGCCGCAGGGCGGTGTCCGCGGTCGAGCAGCGCAGCGCGCTGCCGGGGCAGCCGAACGGCGTCGCGGGGGCGGCTCAGGAGCAGTGGGCGGCCGCGAGTCGGCAGGACGCCGAGCCGCAGCCGCGCCGCGGCATCCGGTTCGAGGGCGAGAAGGTGCTGATCGTCGACGACGACATCCGCAATGTGTTCGCGCTGACCAGTGTTCTCGAGCAGCACGGGCTTTCGGTGCTGTACGCCGAGAACGGCCGCGAGGGCATCGAAGTCCTGGAACAGCACGACGATGTGACAGTCGTCCTGATGGACATCATGATGCCCGAGATGGATGGTTATGCCACGACAACGGCGATTCGTCGGATGCCGCAGTTCGCCGGGCTGCCGATCATCGCGCTCACGGCGAAGGCGATGAAGGGCGACCGGGAGAAGGCCATCGAGTCGGGCGCCTCCGACTACGTGACGAAACCGGTCGATCCCGATCACCTGCTCTCCGTGATGGAGCAGTGGATGCGTGAGGAGTGACGGACTCATGTCCGGCGAGCCCGGTCGCTACGCGGTGTCAGCGACCGGAGCGCCGGGCCGTGCGCGTCGAACCGGTGGCGCGGCGGGCCCCACGTCGGATAACTGACTGTGGCCGAAGCCGTGTAGAAGTACGGGATTCGGGGAACCTTCTGGTCTCCCGCTACGTTTCTGCTACGTGCACAGTGACATCGCGGTGACAGGGTGTGGCGACAGGCGGGGTGCGGCTACCATGACCGGCACAAGGACGGGCGGCGCAAGGGAGTCGTCCCCTGGGGCGGCGCCCGGTGCTTCCCCAAGTCCTGCGGACAGGGGAGGCCCCATGCCGGGGCGAGGAGGGCGGGCCATGGTGCAGAAGGCCAAGATCCTCCTGGTCGATGACCGGCCGGAGAATCTGTTGGCGCTGGAGGCGATCCTCTCCGCGCTCGATCAGACACTGGTGCGGGCATCGTCCGGGGAGGAAGCGCTCAAAGCACTACTCACGGACGACTTCGCGGTCATTCTGCTGGACGTCCAGATGCCGGGCATGGACGGGTTCGAAACCGCCGCTCACATCAAGCGGCGAGAACGGACCCGGGACATCCCGATCATCTTCCTCACCGCCATCAACCACGGACCGCACCACACCTTCCGGGGGTACGCGGCGGGTGCGGTGGACTACATCTCCAAGCCCTTCGACCCATGGGTGCTGCGCGCGAAGGTCTCCGTCTTCGTCGAGCTCTACATGAAGAACTGCCAACTCCGGGAGCAGGCGGCCCTGCTGCGGCTCCAGCTGGAGGGCGGCGGCAAGGCGGCGCTCGGCGACACCAAGGAGCCCGCCGGACTCCTCGCCGAACTCTCCGCGCGGCTCGCGGCCGTTGAGGAGCAGGCCGAGGCCCTGTCCAAGCAGCTCGACGACGACTCGGCCGACGCGGCGGCGGTGGCGACCGCGGCCCATCTCGAACGCAAACTCACGGGATTGCGCAGGGCGCTGGACGCCCTGGAGCCGGGCACGGGGAGCGGCGCACCTTCGGTGCCGTCGCAGAACTGAGCGCTGCTTCAGCGGAACTGAGCGCTGCTCACCAGAAGTGCGTGTCGCTCCAGCGGAACTGGCCGCTGCAGTCGTGGAACTGAATGCCTCTCCGTCGTCTCAGGGCGATTCGCGTTGCCAGGAGCCTTCGAGCTCCGCGCCCGGCGTGAGCCGACGTCAGTTTCGGTCCTCGGCAAGGGCGACACGAACGGGTGAAGCACTGGGCACACGTGTCCGCTGTCGTCTCCACCGGTAACCTCACACACATGGCCTCACGTCAGTCCGCAGCCAAGAAGCCGCCCGCGAAGAAGGCGGCCGCTCCGACGAAGGCTCCGGCGAAGAAGGCCCCCGCGAAAAAGGCAGCCGCCAAGAAGGCGCCCGCCAAGAAGACCGCGGCGAAGAAGGCCGCTCCCGCGCCGGCGCCCAACCCGACCTCGGGCGTGTACAAACTCGTACGCGCCGTGTGGCTGGGCATCGCGCACGCCGTCGGAGCGATGTTCCGCGGCATAGGGCGGGGCGCGAAGGGTCTGGACCCGGCGCACCGCAAGGACGGTCTCGCGCTCCTGCTGCTCGGTCTCGCGCTGATCGTCGCGGCGGGTACGTGGTCCAATCTGCGGGGCCCCGTCGGCGACCTCGTCGAGTTGCTGGTGACCGGCGCCTTCGGCCGCCTCGACCTGCTCGTCCCGATACTGCTCGGCGTCATCGCGGCCCGGCTCATCCGGCACCCCGAGAAGCCCGAGGCCAACGGCCGCATCGTGATCGGCCTGTCCGCGCTCGTGATCGGCGTGCTCGGCCAGGTCCACATCGCGTGCGGGGCACCCGCGCGCAGCGACGGCATGCAGGCGATAAGGGACGCCGGCGGGCTCATCGGCTGGGGCGCGTCCACCCCGCTGACGTACACGATGGGCGACGTCCTGGCCGTACCGCTCCTCGTGCTGCTCACGATCTTCGGGCTGCTGGTCGTCACGGCGACCCCGGTCAACGCGATTCCGCAGCGGCTGCGGCTCCTGGGGCAGAAGCTGGGCATCGTCCAGGCCGACGTCGACGAGGACGAGTTCGGCGAGGACGACGAGCGCTACGACGAGCAGTGGCGCGGCGCGCTCCCCGCGCGCTCCCGGAGGCGCTCGCGCTCCTCCGAGGCGTACGACCCCGACAGTGCCGAGCAGGAGGCGCTCACCAAGCGCCGGAGCCGCCCCAGACGGCCCGCGGTGCAGCAGCCGGACATGCACCGGCCGATGGACGCGGTGGACGTCGCCGCGGCCGCCGCTGCCGCGCTCGACGGTGCCGTCCTGCACGGCATGCCGCCCTCGCCACTGGTCGCCGATCTGACGCAGGGCGTCTCCGTGGAGCGCGAGGGGTACGAGGAGACGACGCCGGTACCGGCGGCGCGCGGCAAGAGCGCCAGGCCGCCCAAGCAGGAGGCCCTGCCGGTCGAGGCCGTCGTGCCCGACCTCACCAAGGCCGCGCCCGACGAGCCGCGCGAGCTCCCCCCGCGCGCCGAGCAGCTCCAGCTGTCCGGCGACATCACCTACGCCCTGCCGTCGCTCGACCTGCTGGAGCGCGGCGGCCCCGGCAAGACGCGCAGCGCCGCCAATGACGCGGTGGTCGCCTCGCTGCAGAACGTCTTCATGGAGTTCAAGGTCGACGCCGCCGTCACCGGCTTCACACGCGGTCCGACGGTCACGCGCTACGAGGTCGAGCTCGGCCCCGCCGTGAAGGTCGAGCGGATCACCGCGCTCACCAAGAACATCGCGTACGCCGTCGCCAGCCCCGATGTGCGGATCATCAGCCCGATCCCCGGCAAGTCGGCGGTCGGTATCGAGATCCCGAACACCGACCGCGAGATGGTCAATCTCGGCGACGTGCTGCGGCTCGCGGACGCGGCCGAGGACGACCACCCGATGCTGGTCGCGCTCGGCAAGGACGTCGAGGGCGGCTATGTGATGGCCAACCTCGCGAAGATGCCGCACGTACTCGTCGCCGGAGCCACCGGTTCCGGTAAATCCTCGTGCATTAACTGCCTGATTACGTCCGTCATGGTCCGCGCGACTCCCGAGGACGTCCGCATGGTCCTCGTCGACCCCAAGCGCGTCGAGCTGACCGCGTACGAGGGCATCCCGCATCTGATCACGCCGATCATCACCAACCCGAAGCGTGCCGCCGAGGCGCTGCAGTGGGTCGTACGGGAGATGGATCTGCGCTACGACGACCTCGCGGCGTTCGGGTTCCGGCACATCGACGACTTCAACGAGGCCATCAGGAACGGCAAGGTGAAGCTGCCCGAGGGCAGTGAGCGCGAGCTGAGCCCGTACCCGTACCTGCTGGTGATCGTCGATGAGCTGGCGGACCTGATGATGGTCGCGCCGCGCGATGTCGAGGACGCGATCGTGCGCATCACGCAGCTCGCGCGCGCCGCCGGCATCCACCTGGTGCTCGCCACGCAGCGGCCCTCCGTCGACGTCGTCACCGGTCTGATCAAGGCGAACGTGCCCTCCAGGCTCGCGTTCGCCACCTCCTCGCTCGCCGACAGCCGGGTCATCCTCGACCAGCCGGGCGCCGAGAAGCTGATCGGCAAGGGCGATGGACTCTTTCTGCCGATGGGCGCCAACAAGCCAACCCGTATGCAGGGCGCCTTCGTCACCGAGGACGAGGTCGCGGCGATCGTCCAGCACTGCAAGGACCAGATGGCCCCGGTCTTCAGGGAAGACGTCACGGTGGGCACCAAGCAGAAGAAGGAGATCGACGAGGACATCGGCGACGACCTCGATCTGCTGTGCGCCGCCGCCGAACTGGTCGTCACCTCCCAGTTCGGGTCCACCTCGATGCTCCAGCGCAAGCTGCGCGTCGGATTCGCCAAGGCCGGGCGGCTGATGGACCTCATGGAGTCCCGCGGCATCGTCGGCCCGAGTGAGGGCTCCAAGGCACGTGACGTTCTTGTGAAGGCCGACGAGCTTGATGGAGTGCTCGCGGTGATTCGTGGGGAAGCTGAAGCGTAAGGAAAACGGGACAGGTCGGTCGCGCTCCGGGCGGGTCCGGGGCAATAAGGTATTCGAACGTGACTCACCCGTAAGTGATCGGCGGGCAACCGTTTCCCTTCGTCGTACGTCAAGTTGTGCGAGGGGACACGTACATGTCCCAGCATCAGGATGACCGGCCATTCTGATGGCGTACAAAGTGCTACCGCCCGGTTGCCCCACCCTTTCGTACCCCCCCTAGACTGAACCTCCAGCACAGGTGGCTACACGCTCGAAAGGCGCCCCCGTGTCCATCGGCAACTCCCCTGACGGCAACTCCCCTGAAGACGAGCGTCCGTTCGAAGACGACCGCGAGGCCGAGCAGCTTTCGATCGGCCGTGCCCTGCGGCAGGCACGCATCGAGGCCGGGCTGACCGTCGACGACGTCAGCAACGCCACCCGGGTCCGTATCGCCATCATCCACGCGATCGAGCAGGACGACTTCGCCCCCTGTGGCGGCGACGTCTACGCGCGCGGTCACATCCGGACCCTGGCACGCGCCGTCCACCTCGATCCGGCCCCGCTGCTCGCCCGCTACGACGCCGAGCACGGCGGGCGCCCCGCACCGACGCCGGCGGCCCCGCTCTTCGAGGCGGAACGGATCCGTCCCGAGCGGCGCGGGCCGAACTGGACCGCCGCCATGGTCGCCGCGATCGTCGCGGTGATCGGCTTCGTCGGGTTCACCGTGGTCAAGGGCAGCGACAGCGGGGACGACACGAAGACGCAGGTCGCCGAGGGGTCCACGCCGACCACCAGCAAGCCCCTGACCAAGCCGACCGAGACCAAGCCCGCCGACCCGAAGCCGGACCCGTCCGACAGCGCCATCGCGGCCGCCCCGCAGGACAAGGTGACCGTGCAGGTCAGCGCCGCGGACGGACGCAGCTGGATCTCCGCCAAGGACCACAACGGCCGCATGCTCTTCGACGGGCTGCTGAAGCAGGGCGAGTCCAAGACCTTCCAGGACAGCTCGAAGATCAACCTCATCCTCGGTGACGCCGGCGCGATCCAGCTGTACGTCAACGGCAAGAAGATCGAGGACGACTTCCAGCCCGGCGCGGTCGAGCGCCTGACGTATACAAAGGGTGACCCCCAGGTCGGATAACGGTCCCAAGGGGTATGCCGGTACGGGGTTGGCCAAGATCGGCCAACCCCGTCGACGTGGGCTGTCAGTGAGACAAAGTAGTCTTGAGCCCATGCCTGAACGCCGTACCGTCGCACTCGTCACTCTTGGCTGCGCCCGTAACGAGGTGGACTCGGAGGAGCTCGCAGGCCGCTTGGAGGCGGACGGCTGGCAACTCGTGGAGGACGCCGAGGAAGCGGACGTCGCCGTCGTCAACACCTGTGGCTTCGTCGAGGCCGCCAAGAAGGACTCCGTCGACGCCCTCCTCGAAGCCAATGATCTCAAGGGCCATGGCAGAACCCAGGCCGTCGTGGCGGTGGGCTGCATGGCCGAGCGGTACGGCAAGGAGCTCGCCGAGGCGCTGCCCGAGGCCGACGGTGTGCTCGGCTTCGACGACTACGCCGACATCTCCGATCGCCTCCAGACCATCCTGAACGGCGGCATCCACGCCTCCCACACCCCGCGCGACCGGCGCAAGCTGCTGCCGATCAGCCCGGCCGAGCGGCAGAGCGCCGGGGAGGAAGTGGCCCTTCCCGGCCACGGCGCCCCTTCGGACCTGCCCGAGGGCGTGGCCCCGGTGTCCGGCCCCCGCGCGCCGCTGCGCCGCCGCCTCGACGGCTCGCCCGTGGCCTCGGTGAAGCTCGCCTCGGGCTGCGACCGGCGCTGCTCCTTCTGCGCCATCCCGTCCTTCCGCGGCTCATTCATCTCGCGCCGCCCCAGCGACGTACTGAACGAGACTCGCTGGCTCGCCGAGCAGGGCGTCAAGGAGATCATGCTGGTCTCCGAGAACAACACCTCGTACGGCAAGGACCTGGGCGACATCCGCCTCCTGGAGACCCTCCTGCCCGAGCTCGCCGAGATCGGTGGCATCGAGCGCGTGCGGGTCAGCTATCTGCAGCCGGCCGAGATGCGCCCCGGACTCATCGACGTCCTGACCTCGACGCCGAACATCGCACCCTACTTCGACCTGTCCTTCCAGCACTCCGCACCGGACGTGCTGCGCGCCATGCGCCGCTTCGGCGACACCGACCGCTTCCTGGAGCTGCTCGACACCATCCGCGCCAAGGCCCCACAGGCCGGCGTGCGATCCAACTTCATCGTGGGCTTCCCCGGCGAGACCGAGGCCGATCTCGCCGAGCTGGAGCGCTTCCTCACGGGTGCGCGCCTCGACGCGATCGGCGTCTTCGGGTACTCCGACGAGGAGGGCACCGAGGCGGCGACGTACGAGAACAAGCTCGACGAGGACGTCGTCGCCGAGCGCCTCGCGCGCGTGTCCCGGCTCGCCGAGGAACTGGTCGCGCAGCGCGCCGAGGAGCGCGTCGGCGAGACGGTGTATGTGCTGGTCGAGTCGATCGACGACGAGGAGGGCGCGGTCGGCCGCGCCGCCCACCAGGCGCCCGAGACGGATGGTCAGGTGCTGTTCACGAGCGGCGAGGGCTTGACCGTCGGCCGTATCGTCGAGGCCAAGGTGGTCGGTACGGAAGGTGTCGACCTGGTGGCCGAGCCGCTCCTGGGCTCGCTCCCGTGTACTGAGGAGGCGGCCAGATGACCGGAGTCCCGGCATCCGCGGCAGGCGGCTCCCCCAGCGCGAAGGGTGCGGCGGGCGCTCCCGGCGCATCCGGTGCTCCTGGGGGCGCGAAGCCGGCGCGGGGCGGGAAGCTGGGCGCTGCGGCCGTCAACCAGGCCAGCCTCTGGAACATCGCCAACATCCTGACCATGATCCGGCTCGTCCTCGTGCCCGGCTTCGTGGCGCTGATGCTGGCCGACGGCGGGTACGACCCCGCCATGCGCGCGTGGGCCTGGGCGGCCTTCGCCGTCGCCATGATCACCGACATCTTCGACGGCCATCTGGCGCGCACGTACAACCTGGTCACCGACTTCGGGAAGATCGCCGACCCCATCGCCGACAAGGCGATCATGGGTGCGGCCCTGATCTGTCTGTCCTACCTCGGCGATCTGCCCTGGTGGGTGACGGGAGTGATCCTCGGGCGTGAGCTCGGGATCACTCTTTTGCGCTTCCTGGTGATCCGTTACGGGGTCATCCCGGCGAGCCGCGGCGGCAAGATGAAGACGCTGGCCCAGGGCACGGCCGTCGGGATGTACGTGCTGGCGCTGACGGGGCCGCTGGCCACCCTGAGGTTCTGGGTGATGGCCGTGGCAGTCGTCCTGACCGTGGTCACCGGGCTCGACTATGTGAGACAGGCCATTGTGCTGCGCAGGCGCGGAATCGCCGAGCGGCAGGCGGCGGCCGAGGAGGCGGAGCGGTGAATTCCCAGGCCGCCGAAGTGCTGCGACTACTCATGGTGAGGGGCGAGACGCTCGCCGTCGCCGAGTCGCTCACCGGTGGTCTGGTGGCGGCGGAGATCACCGCGGCGCCGGGTGCCTCCAAGGTCTTCCGCGGCTCCGTGACCGCGTACGCCACTGAGCTCAAGCACGACCTGCTCGGTGTCGACGCCACTCTGCTGGCCGAGCGTGGTGCGGTGGATCCGCAGGTCGCGGCCCAGATGGCGGTCGGCGTGCGCAAGGCGCTCGGCGCGGACTGGGGGATCGCGACCACGGGCGTCGCCGGTCCCGAGCCCCAGGACGGACAGGCGGTGGGCACTGTCTTCGTGGCCGTCGACGGGCCGACGCAATCATCTTTTAATGCCGCCGGTGGCGGGAAAGTGATACCGCTGAGGTTGAACGGCGACCGGGCGGAAATCCGTATGGAGAGTGTACGGAGCGTACTCGCACTGCTCCTGAAGGGGCTTGCGGGCGAACAGACCGGGAATGAGCGGGCACAGGATACGGAACAGAACGGGGGGTTTTGATGTTTGCAGCCCTGAGTGAACACGACATCGCTCCCCGCACGGCCGCGGCGCAAGGCGGTACGGTGGGGCGTGAAGGATGCGGCTACGCGGTCCGAGGAGGGAGCCACCGATGATTCTGCTCCGTCGCCTGCTGGGTGACGTGCTGCGTCGGCAGCGCCAGCGCCAGGGCCGTACTCTGCGCGAAGTCTCCTCGTCCGCCCGAGTTTCACTCGGCTATCTCTCCGAGGTGGAGCGGGGGCAGAAGGAGGCTTCCTCCGAGCTGCTCTCCGCGATCTGCGACGCGCTGGACGTACGGATGTCCGAGCTCATGCGGGAAGTGAGCGACGAGCTCGCCCTCGCCGAGCTGGCACAGTCGGCTGCGGCCACCGAACCGGTGCCCGCACCGGTGCGTCGCCCGATGCTCAATTCCGTATCGGTGACCGGTGTGCCACCGGAACGGGTCACGATCAAGGCGCCTACCGAGGCGGTCGACGTCGTCGCCGCCTGACGCTCACGAGTTCGCGCTCATGAGCTGAGGATGCGTATGCGAAGCCCCGGCCGGGGCTTCTCCGGGGAAACCCGGAGGAGCGCGGCCGGGGCTTTTGCGTGGTGCGAGCGTCCCGTATGGGTCCGTTTGCCGGTATCCGGTGTGGCGGCCATGGTGGAGGGACAGGGCGGGGGCCGATCGGCGGAATTGCCGGTCGTACGTCATCGACTCGGGCGTCGCGACCATCGTGATGGTCGCGATCGTCATCACCGGAGGATGCGGATGTACGTCGTCAAGAGCCCCTTGCCCGACGCGGACCTGAAGGCGGTGGCCGACGCGCTGCAGGGCGCGTTGGTCGACCTTGTGGACCTCTCCCTCGTGGCGAAGCAGGTCCACTGGAACGTGGTGGGACCGCGCTTCCGCTCCATCCATCTCCAGCTCGACGAGGTCGTGGACAGTGCGCGGCTGCACTCCGACACCGTGGCGGAGCGTGCCGCGACGCTGGGTGTCTCGCCGGACGGCCGGGCCGCGACCGTGGCGGCCAGAAGCGGTATCGGCGCGACGCCCGAGGGCTGGGTCAAGGACACCGACGCCGTGAAGACGCTCGTGGACGCCCTGGGCGCGGTGATCACGCGGATGCGGGAGCGGGTGGCGACGACCGCGGACCCGGATCCGGTGAGCCAGGACATCTTCATCGGGATCACGGCCGACCTCGAGAAGCACCACTGGATGTTCCAGGCGGAGAACGGGTGATCGCCCTCGGGAGCTGCCCAGGATGCGCCTGTGTGCCGCTGGTGCGCCCTGCCGGGGCGTGAGGTCGCGGTCTAGCGTCGGGCTGGAGGTGGGCACCATGGCAGGGCGGATAGTGCGCTGGGGGTCCGCACTTGGGCTCGGCGCGCTGTGGTGGTGGAGTGTGCTCCGGCTCGCGCTGATGCCCGACGCCGGGATGCTGGAGGGGGCGGTCGCGGCCGGGGGATGGGGGCTGAGCCTGCTGCCGGTGCACTGCGTGCCGAAGGCCCGGGCGGTGAGGGCCACGGGGTCGGATCGGTGGCGCGTGTCCTGGCAGGAGTCCTGGCGGCGGCGGGGGGGAGCGCGGGGGGGCGTGCGCGGGGCGTGGAGTAAGGGGGCGGGGGCGCGTGGTCGGCCGTGGCGGGAGGGGCGGCGCTCAGGAGGGGAAAGCCGCCCGGGGTGCTGCGGGCAGGCCTGCCGGGGGGGCTCGAGGGACCGAGGC harbors:
- a CDS encoding DNA translocase FtsK is translated as MASRQSAAKKPPAKKAAAPTKAPAKKAPAKKAAAKKAPAKKTAAKKAAPAPAPNPTSGVYKLVRAVWLGIAHAVGAMFRGIGRGAKGLDPAHRKDGLALLLLGLALIVAAGTWSNLRGPVGDLVELLVTGAFGRLDLLVPILLGVIAARLIRHPEKPEANGRIVIGLSALVIGVLGQVHIACGAPARSDGMQAIRDAGGLIGWGASTPLTYTMGDVLAVPLLVLLTIFGLLVVTATPVNAIPQRLRLLGQKLGIVQADVDEDEFGEDDERYDEQWRGALPARSRRRSRSSEAYDPDSAEQEALTKRRSRPRRPAVQQPDMHRPMDAVDVAAAAAAALDGAVLHGMPPSPLVADLTQGVSVEREGYEETTPVPAARGKSARPPKQEALPVEAVVPDLTKAAPDEPRELPPRAEQLQLSGDITYALPSLDLLERGGPGKTRSAANDAVVASLQNVFMEFKVDAAVTGFTRGPTVTRYEVELGPAVKVERITALTKNIAYAVASPDVRIISPIPGKSAVGIEIPNTDREMVNLGDVLRLADAAEDDHPMLVALGKDVEGGYVMANLAKMPHVLVAGATGSGKSSCINCLITSVMVRATPEDVRMVLVDPKRVELTAYEGIPHLITPIITNPKRAAEALQWVVREMDLRYDDLAAFGFRHIDDFNEAIRNGKVKLPEGSERELSPYPYLLVIVDELADLMMVAPRDVEDAIVRITQLARAAGIHLVLATQRPSVDVVTGLIKANVPSRLAFATSSLADSRVILDQPGAEKLIGKGDGLFLPMGANKPTRMQGAFVTEDEVAAIVQHCKDQMAPVFREDVTVGTKQKKEIDEDIGDDLDLLCAAAELVVTSQFGSTSMLQRKLRVGFAKAGRLMDLMESRGIVGPSEGSKARDVLVKADELDGVLAVIRGEAEA
- a CDS encoding helix-turn-helix domain-containing protein, with product MSIGNSPDGNSPEDERPFEDDREAEQLSIGRALRQARIEAGLTVDDVSNATRVRIAIIHAIEQDDFAPCGGDVYARGHIRTLARAVHLDPAPLLARYDAEHGGRPAPTPAAPLFEAERIRPERRGPNWTAAMVAAIVAVIGFVGFTVVKGSDSGDDTKTQVAEGSTPTTSKPLTKPTETKPADPKPDPSDSAIAAAPQDKVTVQVSAADGRSWISAKDHNGRMLFDGLLKQGESKTFQDSSKINLILGDAGAIQLYVNGKKIEDDFQPGAVERLTYTKGDPQVG
- the rimO gene encoding 30S ribosomal protein S12 methylthiotransferase RimO, whose translation is MPERRTVALVTLGCARNEVDSEELAGRLEADGWQLVEDAEEADVAVVNTCGFVEAAKKDSVDALLEANDLKGHGRTQAVVAVGCMAERYGKELAEALPEADGVLGFDDYADISDRLQTILNGGIHASHTPRDRRKLLPISPAERQSAGEEVALPGHGAPSDLPEGVAPVSGPRAPLRRRLDGSPVASVKLASGCDRRCSFCAIPSFRGSFISRRPSDVLNETRWLAEQGVKEIMLVSENNTSYGKDLGDIRLLETLLPELAEIGGIERVRVSYLQPAEMRPGLIDVLTSTPNIAPYFDLSFQHSAPDVLRAMRRFGDTDRFLELLDTIRAKAPQAGVRSNFIVGFPGETEADLAELERFLTGARLDAIGVFGYSDEEGTEAATYENKLDEDVVAERLARVSRLAEELVAQRAEERVGETVYVLVESIDDEEGAVGRAAHQAPETDGQVLFTSGEGLTVGRIVEAKVVGTEGVDLVAEPLLGSLPCTEEAAR
- the pgsA gene encoding CDP-diacylglycerol--glycerol-3-phosphate 3-phosphatidyltransferase, producing the protein MTGVPASAAGGSPSAKGAAGAPGASGAPGGAKPARGGKLGAAAVNQASLWNIANILTMIRLVLVPGFVALMLADGGYDPAMRAWAWAAFAVAMITDIFDGHLARTYNLVTDFGKIADPIADKAIMGAALICLSYLGDLPWWVTGVILGRELGITLLRFLVIRYGVIPASRGGKMKTLAQGTAVGMYVLALTGPLATLRFWVMAVAVVLTVVTGLDYVRQAIVLRRRGIAERQAAAEEAER